In Chloroflexota bacterium, the genomic stretch GCGTCGGGGTTTGGCGGGCCGGGGAGGCCAAACACTGGCAAATGAAGTTTGGCGGCCACCCGGCCCTGATCCCGGATTGGGCGGCGACAATGGCCCTCAATGCCTTGCGAAGAAGTTTGATGAAAGACGGATGACGTCCGTCATTAGGCAACACAACGGGCGGCGGCCAAATGGCCGCCGCCCGTTTTTAGTTCAGAGCCGCCACGCATCGAACGGTTACTTGCGCATCTTGCTGTCAACGTATTCGATGGCTTCGCCAACGGTGGTGATCTTCTGAGCGTCTTCGTCCGAGATCTCGCCTCCGAACTCTTCCTCGAAGGCCATGATCAATTCAACCAGATCGAGCGAGTCTGCCTCGAGGTCTTCACGGAATTTCTTGTCCGCTGAAATATCCTCAGGCTTGGCGCCCAACAGCTTGACAATGATTGCTTTGATTCGCTCTTCAGTATCCGACATAAAATCCTCCTCTTGGATGGGCAAATTTGCCCCATTGTATTGACGTGGCATAGACTGTCAAGGACGCCGGTCGTCACATTGTTTGACAAGCCTTCCTCCGGCTGGTAACATGACCGCCACTCATCCTAATGGAACACCCTCAAATGGCCGAAGTTACGGGAACTACCTCACGCAAGGACGACCACCTCCGCATCAATCTTGAAGAAGATGTCCAGTTTCACGGATTGACAACCGGCCTTGAACGATACCGGTTTCCGCACACCGCCCTGCCCGAACTTAACCTGGCCGACGTTTCCATTGCGGCTCGCCTCTTCGACAAAGCCCTGGCCGCCCCCATCCTCATCTCGTCCATGACCGGCGGCACCGACCGCGCCAAACAAATCAACCGCGCGCTGGCCGAGGCCGCCCAGGCCGCCGGAGTCGCGATGGGCCTCGGCTCCATGCGCGCCGCCCTCGAGCGGCCAGAGACCGCTCACACCTTTCAGGTGCGTGATGTTGCGCCCGACATTTTGCTCTTTGCCAACCTCGGCGCAGTGCAGTTCAACTACGGCTACGGCGTTGACCAGTGCCGCCGTGTCATCGAGATCGCTGAGGCTGACGCCCTCATTTTGCACTTCAACGCTTTGCAAGAAGCTGTCCAACCTGAGGGCGACACCAACTTTGCCGGCCTCCTCAAAAAGGTTGAGGAAGTGTGCAAGGCATTAAACAGAGACGGCATTCCCGTCATTGCCAAAGAAGTCGGCTGGGGATTTTCCAGCGACGACGCCTGGAGACTCTTGTGCGCCGGAATCAGCGCCATTGACGTGG encodes the following:
- the acpP gene encoding acyl carrier protein, yielding MSDTEERIKAIIVKLLGAKPEDISADKKFREDLEADSLDLVELIMAFEEEFGGEISDEDAQKITTVGEAIEYVDSKMRK
- a CDS encoding type 2 isopentenyl-diphosphate Delta-isomerase — protein: MAEVTGTTSRKDDHLRINLEEDVQFHGLTTGLERYRFPHTALPELNLADVSIAARLFDKALAAPILISSMTGGTDRAKQINRALAEAAQAAGVAMGLGSMRAALERPETAHTFQVRDVAPDILLFANLGAVQFNYGYGVDQCRRVIEIAEADALILHFNALQEAVQPEGDTNFAGLLKKVEEVCKALNRDGIPVIAKEVGWGFSSDDAWRLLCAGISAIDVAGSGGTSWSQVEMHRARTPSHARVAAAFVNWGITTVEAINNVRGMAPELPLIASGGLRDGLDIAKCIALGATLGGLAGPFLKAADKSAEAVVETINELAREIRIVLFATGCKDLAALRELPLIDVD